Within Calditrichota bacterium, the genomic segment CAGCACTTCGAGAAGCCAAGCGAGAGGCGCAAGCGCAAACTCAACGCGGCCAAGCGCAAACAGCGTAAGCTGATGCTCATGGAAAACCGCTGAAACGAAGGCTCACCTCGCCTTGCCGCTGCATTGAGCGGCGCCAAGGCGGGGTCCTTTTTTTCCGCGCTTTTCGCCTGGAGGCCGGCGGCCGGCGATTGACTCGGGGGGACAGCATCAAGAAGCGACATTGAGGAGCATCTCGTTGAGCCTGCAGCAGAAACTCCTTGAAGACATGAAGGCGGCACTCAAGGCTGGGCAGAAAGAGCGCCTGGCAGCCATCCGCCTCTTGCGCGCGCAACTGAAAGACGCCGAGATAGCCAAGGGGGGTGAGCTATCGCCGGACGAGGAACTCCAGGTCCTCACCAGCGCTGTGAAGAAGCGGAAGGAATCAATTGAGGCCTTTGCCTCGGCGGGGAGAAACGACCTCCTGCAACGCGAAGAAGAGCAGTTGGCGGTGATTCAGTCGTACATGCCCAAGCAGCTCTCGCCGGAAGAGATCGACCAGGAGCTGGCGGCCGTCATTTCCCAGGTGGGAGCTACGGGCATGAAAGACTTGGGCAGGGTCATGGCGGAAGCCATGCGACGGTTACGGGGCCGCGCCGACGGCAAGCTGGTTCAGGAGCTGGCACGGCGCCGGTTGAGTTAGCCACACCCGCGGCGGGCATGGAGAGTGAACAGACGGAGCTCTGGCGGCGTCGTGGTTCACTCTTCTGTTTCTGGGCGCGTCGGAGGGGAGGAGGTGGGAAGTCATGAATTACTTTGACATCACCATCCTGACCATCATTTTGATCTTCATCTTCGTGGGCTGGCGCAGAGGCCTCTTGGCAGAGGTGGTGGGATTGATCGGCATCGCCGCGGCACTGGTGGTGGCTGTACGCTTCGGCCCCGACGCCGGTCGTGTCTTTGCCAGACGGTTCCACATGCCCGAGCTCCTCGCCGTTTTTGGTGGCTTCGCCTTAGTCTTTGGCGGGGTGTGGATGTTCTTCCACCTCTTCAAGAGCGCTTTGGAAAAAGTCCTCTCCCCCATGGCCATCAAATGGTTAGACAAGCTCGGTGGGCTCCTCTTGGGCGTGGTGGAGGGAGTGGTGGTCGCCAGCATTCTGATCTTCCTCTTTTCGCTCACTCCCTTGGCGCCTGCGGTGGAAGAAGACATCCAACGCTCGCAACTCTATCACCCCACAGAACGCGTGGCCCCGGCACTCTTCGACGCTGCCCGCCGCATGCTTCCCTTGGAGAAGACCTTCGGCCAGCTCAAGGGCACCATGGTGGAAAGAATCGAGCGCACAGGCGCTACTAAGGTCGTCGAGCAGGTCAAGCCGCAGTTCCCGTCAGCACCTGCGCCGGTAAAGAAACGCCCGACGCGTTCCACAAGCTCTGGGGGTGGCGAGCGCGGACGCCCCTGACCCTTCTTGTGGCATATGCTCCCCGACAAAGTCCGCACTCTACTGGAGTATGACAAGGTCCTCAATCACCTCGGCGCACTAAGCACTTGCGAGTTAGGGCGCGAGCGCATCCAAGGCTTGCGCCCATTTGCTACCCGCGACCAGGCGCAGCGTGCTCTGAGCCTGGTGAGCGAAGTGCGCGACCTCATCGAAACCGACGCGAGTCTTCCCCTGGCAGGGCTCCAGGATATCCGCG encodes:
- a CDS encoding CvpA family protein — protein: MNYFDITILTIILIFIFVGWRRGLLAEVVGLIGIAAALVVAVRFGPDAGRVFARRFHMPELLAVFGGFALVFGGVWMFFHLFKSALEKVLSPMAIKWLDKLGGLLLGVVEGVVVASILIFLFSLTPLAPAVEEDIQRSQLYHPTERVAPALFDAARRMLPLEKTFGQLKGTMVERIERTGATKVVEQVKPQFPSAPAPVKKRPTRSTSSGGGERGRP
- a CDS encoding GatB/YqeY domain-containing protein, whose protein sequence is MSLQQKLLEDMKAALKAGQKERLAAIRLLRAQLKDAEIAKGGELSPDEELQVLTSAVKKRKESIEAFASAGRNDLLQREEEQLAVIQSYMPKQLSPEEIDQELAAVISQVGATGMKDLGRVMAEAMRRLRGRADGKLVQELARRRLS